The DNA region GGGGATGTCGATTATCTCAAGCGGCGTCCCCCACTGCTGAATCGTCGCGGTATCCCTCTTCACCTCTCCGACGAAGGTGAGGCGCATCCCGTCAACCCGGTAGGTCTCGTTCAGGTTGAGCGGCAGGTAGCGGCCACCCTTGTCGGCGATGATCCCGTAGAACCCGCCCTCAAGGTCGATGTAGGTCACTGTCCCCGTGCCCGTAACCACCTGCCGGGAGCCATCATCGGTCTCCTCGATCTCGACGATCTTCACAGGTGTTCCCCACTGCTGGATCGTCGCGGTATCGTTCACAAAATCGGCAGAGAACCGGACACGAAGACCGTCCTTCTCGTAATCCGCCGGAAGATCGAGCGGAAGGTAACGGCCACCATCGTCGGCAACTATACCGTAGAATCCGCCCTCAAGGTCGATGAAGACAACCGTGCCATTGCCAGAGAGACGAACATCCACCGTATCATCACCCCCGGCAGCCATGCACCCGCAGGCCAGGATGGCCCCAAACAGGGTGACCAGAACAACCAGGTATCCTGTACTTGATCCCGTCATAGGCATCAACAGGGATCCATTCTACCGCTCCCGGTAAGTAGGTTGCCTTAACTACGAAGAAATTCGAACCTATTCACCAGGAGGGGCGTGATGAAGAGGTTCCAGGATTTTGTGGCCCGGTGGATCTCACCGTCCCCCGACACCGCCGCCACCGAAACCGCCGCCACCGCCGAAAGACCCGCCACCAGCACCGGCCACACCACTGCCACCGCCTGATGGCGGGGAGAAGAGGAGTATAGGGGCAAAGATCACTGGCATGCTCGAGTAGAGCGGCACCCCTACGTCCGGGAGGTTCACATTCAGACTCTTCATCGCCGCTTCGACCTTATCCCCGAGACCGAGCGCTGTCCCGTAGACAAGCCACTCCCCCCACATGGAGAGATCCTCTGGCGAGTAATCCCTGATCAGGGCAAGATCGGAGAGGAACCTGGCAAACGCGTCCCACTCGAGTTTCTCCCGGTAACTC from Methanoculleus receptaculi includes:
- a CDS encoding putative hemolysin; translated protein: MTGSSTGYLVVLVTLFGAILACGCMAAGGDDTVDVRLSGNGTVVFIDLEGGFYGIVADDGGRYLPLDLPADYEKDGLRVRFSADFVNDTATIQQWGTPVKIVEIEETDDGSRQVVTGTGTVTYIDLEGGFYGIIADKGGRYLPLNLNETYRVDGMRLTFVGEVKRDTATIQQWGTPLEIIDIPWACAKCGGNAGVANPAAVWCVEQGHRYEIRKNPDGSEYGVCIFENGTEIDEWEYYRETH